The genomic stretch TCTAACGCCGTctctaattaaatttcaccACGCGATTCAGTAACGTCGGGATCCTCTCTTCTCTTACATGCGTTGTTCAATTTGCCCCGATACAATCCGTCCAAGGACCAGAACCGGTCCTTCTTGATACAGAACTGTGATAACTAATTATATTACACTATTATTacactattattatatatattacactatatattacactatatattatattatattatatattacactatatatatatatatatattacactatataTTACACTATTATTTTACATCGAAGACAATTAATGATGTTGAAAATTCTTAAGTTAAAAGCTGAAGGTATACTTTacatcaaaaaaaaaaattatcacgATTGCACATAtagatttacaaatatttatagtTACAATGAAGAATTTGACACATGTATTCATTATCTCTAGTAATTCAATCATAATTGATCATTAAACATAATTGAAACATTCAACATAGATCTACTCTACTTGGGAATGGTTCttgatttttaacaaaatattcgcTGTGTTGACATCTAGGGattgttttaaaaaatgaattacgATCTAGAGTCTTAGGTCGGTCTTGTGTCTTCGGTACTTTTTAACTCGCGAGGAACGGTCGCGTTCAGTTCCTGTGTGTTTCTCCGGGACGTCGAGCTGAAGCTGGTTTCCTTGAATTTCCTTCGCCTAACCATTCGTTTCCTTTGTGAAAATTTCATTCGTCGATTACCATCGCTGCTCGTTCCTGCTTGACAGACGCTTGACTTCCTCTTCTTCAGAAAACAACAAAGATATCTGTTGAATCTGTAAGCAAAACGTTGTTCATCGATCAGTACGAAACTTTATATTCAGATATGAAAAGCTTTCTGTTTGTTTTTCAATTGTTTGTTTGCTTTTTTGAGTTTTCGGTTTACAAACCTGTTTGTTTACAGACGTGTACTCGTTTATACTGCTTTGTTGTTTCTTTGGTCAGTTATGATGTAGAGGTAGTGAAATGAGTATGGATATGTTATCATTTCATGCAACATGTAGTAcagaatgtaatataataattagaatgctgatatttatgcatttcaaaatatttaaataacatgGAAAAAGATAGAAGGGGAGTGGAACAAAATTCTGTTTAGGTTCCATTTTTCTAATCGTGTTCGTAAGaacataaatttgcataaacatttccattctatatatagtattttaaGGAGAATGTGTGCTTCGACTTGTTATTTCGTTTTACTATGTTTTAGGTTTAATAGCTGACATTTGATAGGTCGCTTATCTTGTCATACTCACCTCACGCGAAATGTTGTGCTGGCAAAATATAGAACCAAAGGATTGACGCAGCTGTTGATGAAGGTCATGACAAAACCAATAATCCTGAAGATATGCCAATATTTATTGTAGTCATTCAGCGTTGATGCGAAAAAGTGAAACCAAATCATAAAGATGTGATACGGCAGGAAGCAGATGAAGAAGATTAGGACGATGGAGATCACCATTTTTCCAACCTGTTGATCACAGAGAACGAAAGATACGTATTAAACTGGGACAACTAACTTGGTACTTGGTCtaattagttaaaatttaattattagaaacctagattagaatattttttagtaaGACAGTAAAAAATCTGAGATAAACAGTTAAATGTAGATTAGGCATTACAGTATTACTTCTTAAATTCTAGAATATACAGAagattttctcttcctctctcttttccatCATCTTACGTGTAGAACAGACAAAGATTTGACATGACAACTAGCGCTTGTCAGCAAGTTTTACGATATGtccgtttaaaaatattgtagtatcgtgggcaaaaggcctaagatatcggctgAACCgtgtacaaagtggcgagaaccGTGGcgcctttcaagtggatagttttgtggaaagagcctgcgtgaccctggccacggggtttcgggacacgtgttcgatgggacgagaaaagacaaagagacgctaagggtagtgttagttgagacgccagcgagaacgaatgcaaaaggagtGCAGTAAAATTTACATCACAGtctaagtaacaatttattagaatttaaatttatttgcaagttgactgcatatataagcagtgtaatttcataaaaatatcatacaggtagcaatttcaatttctctgttctacaccttttcactggtatacctgtataccaaatatttgtataccaaatatagaacttttgtgtcaaaattagatttacttgaaaattgtataatttcataataatatcgattcactCTACCTTTCTGCGTGATCGAATTTGCTCCAGCCGCTGCATTGGAGATAATTCGCAGGGCATATTTCTGGTGGATAGTTGAAGATGTCgaacaatttgaaaataaaatactgaTATGATGAGTAGAGGAATGATGTAATAAGCCAGGAACTTGAACAGCACCACCCCTCTCCTATAGCTTGCCCCTGCGTTTCagaacgagaaataaattaatacgactTCGTGGGTGTGAAATGAAAACACGGAGAAATGTCCAATATTTCAGCGTGTGAGATACTCACCCAATTCCACGGGGAAAGGGTTACAGATGTGGATGCTGGAGTTAGTTGTTATGTCGATGTCCATCACGTCAGAGAAGAGAGCAGCAGGCATCGACAAAACAATCGCCAGCACCCAAATAAGGCAAGCTATTAGTAGCGCCAATGGTACTGCTTTCATCCCGGCTACATGGCGCCGAAGAGGATTTACAACCGCGTAGTACCTACGATGCAACACgagcatatctttcttttatttgtaaatcaatttttattgaaaccttaaccctgaaatactatagaacggagtaatttataccccacttaaatgtttcatttacagatggctgttgtgcgtgtatttattactgttgagaaatggttgttatttatacgttccgagctgtctcgtgcaacaaatgtaccaactgtaatattaatatgttggcaagatagaaatcttagattatatatagatttctgttttacaatttatttattattttattttatttgctttattactaaatttattactattggacaagggtgtttaacgccttctgttttattaaacgtcactaacgatactaattcaaatatgcagatagatcctgataattatttgacatggaagaaatcaaaattatttagcaacgtatcgtttgttggaaataagcgttgtgttaataaaatgatatgtaattttcaatatagcgttaattggattgtttataaatgcagtattgcagggttaagattaaatgatgtctgattaaatgaattcttcagttatactttattttaacgttgaactttcttattaatgtaaattaattgattttcttaATAGCGAAAAGGAAATTGGACGTTTGAGATTTCATTTCGATTACTGATTAAAGAGTCGATTGGTCCATTAATGGGGCGGAACTTCACTAAAGTTAGGACGACCAGCCTATCCCTGAGACAACAATTTCCTCAACCGTAACTGGGTTTGACAACTTACCTCTCGGCTGATAACGCGGTCAGAGTGAAAACTGAGACACCGACTGAAATATCCTTGACGCACTCCGATAATTTGCAAACTGTCTGTCCCCACGGCCATGAATCGAATGTGAATATAACAGACGTGAGTGGTACACTCGTTAGGATCACctgaaataaacgaaaattaaaattaaaaatatacacgtgtattttattgtattgtatttccacggtcaattgtactcgtgttattcaatctaccctttatcgaaattttattcgaatatttttctgtacttttgcgaaatttaattgaattctacgaatatatgggaaacgttttaaaatctgtttcgttgaaaaccctttatcgaaattttatttgaatatttttctgtaattttgcgaaatttgattgaattctacgaatatatgggaaacgtttgaaaatctgtttcgttgaaaacgacgccttcgacatttcgataggtgagagcgataaaataaacaatacttgatattatatttgtacggcatcgagcatatagtaaaattattaggaaaacatttatcaggattcattgttatcgagaaaattaaaataaaaataatccgcgattatgatacagaaaaatctattaaaaatattcgtgatgaattcacatcccacgtccttttaacatactgtgtaacgttcactcaatttgcgaaaaaaagattccctcattaactcgctaaatttcgtctgaaatacggacgtctctgatgaatttcgagataaaagggggatattaacaggaacgttttgtattgaatattataataaaaaatgtagattaagcgaattttctgcaatttcatgcgggatgtagaaatttcgtcgtatgatcgaacactcaattatgctgttgcacttttttctcagtgttaatcgtgaaatacacattttctttttgtttaagcatgatcgttcgaacactataatcgagaaaatatttatttatgattttcacAGATGATATCGTATGGATCGCATTAATCTTTGATTATTCTCCGTCCGGCTATAAATTGTCCATGGATCAAGATGTATAGCTACATATATCATAAAGTAagctcgatatccacgaaaataAGCGCGTTTATAATCGAACTCGCTATTGGTCCACGATTACGTGTCCAGAACAACGGAATTTTAACGTCTGATTCAAGGTCTCATATAGCATGTGCttcttttagaaattatttatgaaaatatttgaatatttctagagatttttatgaacgtattacgtgtgtgatagaaaaaattttgaaatttcgttactaGACTATTATGATCATATTGATAATATATGTAAC from Bombus affinis isolate iyBomAffi1 unplaced genomic scaffold, iyBomAffi1.2 ctg00000243.1, whole genome shotgun sequence encodes the following:
- the LOC126927811 gene encoding neuropeptide CCHamide-1 receptor-like, with translation MAMNSNVTNLVQESVFVPYMHRPETYIVSGLFLIILIVGVFGNGMMMITLGADSTARNTSTVYMFSLALGDILVILTSVPLTSVIFTFDSWPWGQTVCKLSECVKDISVGVSVFTLTALSAERYYAVVNPLRRHVAGMKAVPLALLIACLIWVLAIVLSMPAALFSDVMDIDITTNSSIHICNPFPVELGASYRRGVVLFKFLAYYIIPLLIISVFYFQIVRHLQLSTRNMPCELSPMQRLEQIRSRRKVGKMVISIVLIFFICFLPYHIFMIWFHFFASTLNDYNKYWHIFRIIGFVMTFINSCVNPLVLYFASTTFRVRCQHSEYFVKNQEPFPSRVDLC